Proteins found in one Thermus islandicus DSM 21543 genomic segment:
- a CDS encoding IclR family transcriptional regulator — MPRPRAKGASEVRTLERGLGVLEALAELGEGGLSQLAERTGLAKSTLYRLLQTLVRLGFAEEEGGVYRVGPRGFAVGQAYPRKNLLQAARPEMEALVERFGESVNLAVRSGLEALYLDQVEGRQLVRLFTAPGTRAPLHATGVGKVLLAFGGIPEGLVLEPYTPYTLTQWDRLLEALEEVRVQGYALDNEERELGVRCVAAPVFGPEGRVVAALSLSAPSRRLSQEEAHRLAKEVVEAAKRASLRLGFRGPL, encoded by the coding sequence ATGCCGCGGCCTAGGGCGAAGGGGGCTTCGGAGGTACGAACCCTGGAGCGGGGCCTTGGGGTCCTCGAGGCCTTGGCGGAGCTGGGGGAGGGGGGGCTTTCCCAGCTGGCCGAGCGGACGGGCTTGGCCAAGAGCACCCTTTACCGCCTCCTCCAAACCCTGGTTCGCCTAGGCTTCGCCGAAGAGGAGGGGGGGGTCTATCGGGTGGGCCCCCGGGGCTTTGCGGTGGGCCAGGCGTATCCTCGCAAGAACCTGCTTCAGGCCGCCAGGCCGGAGATGGAGGCCTTGGTGGAGCGTTTCGGGGAGAGCGTGAACCTGGCGGTGCGCTCGGGTCTTGAGGCCCTCTACCTGGACCAGGTGGAGGGGAGGCAGCTGGTGCGCCTCTTTACCGCCCCCGGGACCCGGGCCCCTCTCCACGCCACCGGCGTGGGGAAGGTCCTCCTGGCCTTTGGCGGGATCCCGGAGGGACTGGTCCTGGAGCCTTATACCCCCTACACCCTCACCCAGTGGGACCGCCTCCTAGAGGCCCTAGAGGAGGTGCGGGTGCAGGGCTATGCCCTGGACAACGAGGAGCGGGAACTGGGGGTGCGGTGCGTGGCCGCTCCCGTGTTCGGCCCAGAAGGGCGGGTAGTGGCGGCCCTCTCCCTCTCCGCCCCCAGCCGCCGCCTTTCCCAAGAAGAGGCCCACCGCCTGGCCAAAGAGGTGGTGGAAGCGGCCAAAAGAGCTTCCTTGCGCCTGGGTTTCAGGGGGCCCTTATAA
- the aceB gene encoding malate synthase A has product MKGVEILKDHPLLKEVLTEEALRFVVALHREFNPVRKALLARRQELWARYQAGERPGFLEETTFVRGGNWKVAEAPEDLQDRRVEITGPVDRKMIVNALNSGAKVFMADFEDALSPTWDNVIRGQKNLMDAVRRQIDFVSPEGKAYRLKEKTATLVVRPRGWHLPEKHVRVDGEPISASLFDFGLYFFHNAHELLRRGSGPYFYLPKLESHLEARLWNEVFRFAQDALGLPRGTIRATVLIETILAAFEMEEILFELKEHAAGLNAGRWDYIFSCIKKFATQAPIFPDRAQVTMTVPFMKAYTELLVKSCHLHEAHAIGGMAAFIPSRKDPEVNERAFQQVRADKEREASQGFDGTWVAHPDLVPVAMEVFDRHLGDRPHQKHIKREDVQVRAEDLLNFAVPGGKVTEAGLRNNVSVALQYLNQWLLGNGAAAIFNLMEDAATAEISRAQLWQWVHREARLEDGRTVTPELYQKIKEEELAKLGGRGKERYREAEEILDKLVLSQEFIEFLTLVAYEYID; this is encoded by the coding sequence ATGAAGGGCGTGGAAATCCTCAAGGACCATCCCCTCCTGAAGGAGGTGCTCACGGAAGAGGCCCTTAGGTTTGTGGTTGCCCTGCACCGGGAGTTCAACCCAGTGCGCAAGGCCCTCCTGGCCCGCCGCCAGGAGCTTTGGGCCCGGTACCAGGCCGGGGAGCGCCCAGGCTTCCTGGAGGAAACCACCTTCGTGCGCGGCGGGAACTGGAAGGTGGCCGAGGCGCCCGAGGACCTCCAGGACCGCCGCGTGGAGATCACCGGCCCCGTGGACCGGAAGATGATCGTAAACGCCCTGAACTCCGGGGCCAAGGTCTTCATGGCGGACTTTGAGGACGCCCTCTCCCCCACCTGGGATAACGTCATCCGGGGGCAGAAGAACCTCATGGACGCCGTGCGCCGCCAGATTGACTTTGTCTCCCCCGAGGGCAAGGCGTACCGGCTCAAGGAGAAGACCGCCACCCTGGTGGTGCGCCCGCGGGGCTGGCACCTCCCGGAAAAACATGTCCGGGTGGACGGGGAACCCATCTCCGCAAGCCTCTTTGACTTCGGCCTCTACTTCTTCCACAACGCCCACGAGCTCTTAAGGCGGGGAAGCGGTCCCTACTTCTACCTGCCCAAGCTGGAAAGCCACCTCGAGGCCCGCTTGTGGAACGAGGTCTTCCGCTTCGCCCAAGACGCCCTAGGCCTTCCCCGGGGAACGATCCGGGCCACGGTGCTCATTGAGACCATCCTGGCGGCCTTTGAGATGGAGGAGATCCTCTTTGAGCTCAAAGAGCACGCCGCCGGCCTCAACGCCGGGCGCTGGGACTACATCTTCAGCTGCATCAAGAAGTTCGCCACCCAGGCCCCCATCTTTCCCGACCGGGCCCAGGTGACCATGACCGTGCCCTTCATGAAGGCTTACACCGAGCTCCTGGTGAAAAGCTGCCACCTCCACGAGGCCCACGCCATCGGGGGCATGGCCGCCTTCATCCCGAGCCGCAAGGACCCTGAAGTGAACGAGCGGGCCTTCCAGCAGGTCCGGGCCGACAAGGAACGGGAGGCCTCCCAAGGGTTTGACGGCACCTGGGTGGCCCACCCCGACCTGGTGCCGGTGGCCATGGAGGTCTTTGACCGCCACCTGGGGGATAGGCCCCACCAAAAGCACATCAAGCGGGAGGACGTCCAGGTAAGGGCGGAGGACCTCCTGAACTTTGCGGTGCCCGGGGGGAAGGTAACGGAGGCCGGGCTTAGGAACAACGTCTCCGTGGCCCTCCAGTACCTGAACCAGTGGCTTTTGGGGAACGGGGCTGCGGCCATCTTCAACCTCATGGAGGACGCCGCCACCGCCGAGATCAGCCGGGCCCAGCTCTGGCAGTGGGTCCACCGTGAGGCCAGGCTGGAGGACGGCCGCACCGTCACCCCCGAGCTCTACCAAAAGATCAAGGAGGAGGAGCTCGCCAAGCTGGGGGGGCGGGGCAAGGAGCGCTACCGGGAGGCGGAGGAGATCCTGGACAAGCTGGTCCTCTCCCAGGAGTTCATTGAGTTTTTGACCCTGGTGGCCTACGAGTACATTGACTAG
- a CDS encoding FAD-linked oxidase C-terminal domain-containing protein yields MGFLEELKALLPGRVLTGEAELAPYESDALTAYRKRPLAVVLPETKEEVVGVVRLCHRYGVPFVARGSGTSLSGGSLPVEDGIVIALNRLNRILRLDPRARIAVVEPGVVNLEVSRQAAPHGLYYAPDPSSQPVSTIGGNVAFNSGGAHCLKYGMTANHVLGLEVVTPAGEVVRLGGESLEGVGPDLFGFFVGTEGLLGIALEITLRLLPRPEAYHTVLAAYESLEKAGEAVSRVIRTGLLPGAMEIMDRLAIEAAEAAVKAGYPKAEGLLIVELEGEREEVEEEAHHLHRVIRESGALEVRVAASEAERQAIWKGRKAAFSAVGRLSPDYIVQDGVVPRSRLGEALKEIQRLSQAYGLRVANVFHAGDGNLHPLVLYDGKKPGELSRAEALAGEILRLCIRLGGSITGEHGVGVEKKAYLREMFSEADVEAMERVKASLDPKGLANRGKVFDPQMEAAP; encoded by the coding sequence GTGGGGTTTCTGGAGGAACTCAAGGCCCTGCTACCCGGGAGGGTCCTCACCGGGGAAGCGGAGCTTGCCCCTTACGAGTCCGATGCCCTCACCGCCTACCGCAAGCGCCCTCTTGCCGTCGTATTGCCCGAGACCAAGGAGGAGGTGGTGGGGGTGGTCCGCCTATGCCACCGCTACGGGGTCCCCTTCGTGGCCCGGGGAAGCGGCACCAGCCTCTCGGGGGGCTCCCTTCCGGTGGAGGACGGCATCGTCATCGCCCTCAACCGGCTCAACCGCATCCTGCGCCTGGACCCCAGGGCCCGCATCGCCGTGGTGGAGCCGGGGGTGGTAAACCTCGAGGTTTCCCGCCAGGCCGCTCCCCACGGCCTTTACTACGCCCCGGACCCCTCCAGCCAGCCCGTGTCCACCATCGGGGGGAACGTGGCCTTCAACTCCGGCGGGGCCCATTGCCTCAAGTACGGGATGACGGCCAACCACGTGCTGGGCCTCGAGGTGGTCACCCCCGCGGGGGAGGTGGTGCGCCTGGGCGGGGAAAGCCTAGAAGGGGTGGGGCCGGACCTCTTCGGATTCTTTGTGGGCACCGAGGGGCTTTTGGGCATCGCCCTAGAGATCACCCTAAGGCTCCTTCCCCGACCCGAGGCGTACCACACGGTCCTCGCCGCCTACGAGAGCTTGGAGAAGGCGGGGGAGGCGGTGAGCCGGGTGATCCGCACAGGCCTCCTCCCTGGGGCCATGGAGATCATGGACCGCTTGGCCATAGAAGCGGCCGAGGCGGCGGTGAAGGCAGGCTACCCCAAGGCGGAAGGCCTCCTCATCGTGGAGCTGGAGGGCGAACGGGAGGAGGTGGAGGAGGAGGCCCATCACCTCCACCGCGTGATCCGGGAAAGCGGGGCCCTCGAGGTCCGGGTGGCCGCCAGCGAGGCCGAGCGCCAGGCCATCTGGAAGGGGAGGAAGGCCGCCTTTAGCGCCGTGGGCAGGTTATCCCCGGACTACATCGTCCAAGACGGGGTGGTGCCCCGAAGCCGGCTGGGGGAGGCCCTCAAGGAGATCCAAAGGCTCTCCCAGGCCTACGGCCTCCGGGTGGCCAACGTCTTCCACGCCGGAGACGGAAACCTCCACCCCTTGGTCCTCTACGACGGGAAGAAACCGGGGGAGCTTTCCCGGGCAGAGGCCCTGGCCGGAGAAATCCTCAGGCTCTGTATCCGCCTTGGGGGCTCCATCACCGGGGAGCACGGGGTAGGGGTGGAGAAGAAGGCCTACCTCCGGGAGATGTTTTCGGAGGCGGATGTGGAGGCCATGGAGCGGGTGAAGGCCTCCCTAGACCCCAAGGGCCTCGCCAACAGGGGAAAGGTCTTTGACCCCCAGATGGAGGCGGCCCCATGA
- a CDS encoding FAD-binding protein encodes MTLRPENLEEVREAVLTHPYLRVRGGGTKPALSAPREGEVLLDLSGLKGLLAYEPEEFVFTALAGTPVSEIEETLRAHGQYLPFDPPLAKAGATLGGTVAAGLSGPMRWRYGGLRDFLLGVRFVDGEGNLLRGGGKVVKNAAGFPFHRLMVGALGAFGVMVEVSFKVFPLPPATRTLRVGFSRLEEALSALERLRLLPLDLLALDLIPPNTLELRLGGFPESLRRRTEKLARLLEGSETVLEEDEAHWEGVGELAFLGESPIWVKIPSQPGLIPRLEGLPLGPRRYMAGGELLYAGLEEGGLKALRELGLPHLVLKGAGTPLYPEPPAAFYGPLKKALDPRGRFPGRPSPA; translated from the coding sequence ATGACCCTGAGGCCGGAAAACCTGGAGGAGGTACGGGAGGCGGTGCTCACCCACCCCTACCTTAGGGTGCGGGGCGGGGGGACCAAACCCGCCCTCTCGGCGCCGAGGGAGGGAGAGGTCCTCCTGGACCTTTCGGGGCTCAAGGGCCTCTTGGCCTACGAGCCCGAGGAGTTCGTCTTCACCGCGTTAGCCGGCACGCCCGTCTCCGAGATAGAGGAAACCCTCCGGGCCCACGGCCAGTACCTGCCCTTTGACCCGCCCCTGGCGAAGGCTGGGGCCACCTTGGGGGGCACGGTGGCCGCTGGCCTTTCCGGGCCCATGCGCTGGCGATACGGGGGCCTAAGGGACTTCCTCCTGGGGGTGCGTTTCGTGGACGGGGAGGGCAACCTCCTACGGGGCGGGGGTAAGGTGGTCAAGAACGCTGCCGGTTTCCCCTTTCACCGGCTTATGGTGGGCGCCCTGGGGGCCTTCGGGGTCATGGTGGAGGTCTCCTTCAAGGTGTTCCCCCTGCCCCCGGCCACCCGGACGCTACGGGTGGGGTTCTCCCGCCTCGAGGAGGCCCTAAGCGCCCTAGAACGCCTGCGCCTTCTCCCCCTGGACCTTCTGGCCCTGGACCTCATCCCCCCCAATACCTTGGAGCTTCGCCTCGGAGGCTTTCCCGAAAGCCTTAGGCGGCGGACGGAGAAACTAGCGCGCCTCCTGGAAGGGTCGGAAACGGTGCTGGAGGAGGACGAAGCCCACTGGGAAGGGGTAGGGGAACTCGCCTTTTTAGGGGAAAGTCCCATCTGGGTCAAAATCCCCTCCCAACCCGGCCTCATTCCCCGGCTGGAAGGCCTTCCCCTGGGGCCAAGGCGCTACATGGCCGGAGGAGAGCTTCTGTACGCGGGTCTGGAGGAAGGGGGCCTAAAGGCGCTCAGGGAGCTCGGGCTTCCCCACCTGGTCCTGAAAGGGGCGGGAACCCCTCTTTACCCAGAGCCGCCGGCGGCCTTCTACGGGCCCCTCAAGAAGGCGCTGGACCCTCGGGGTCGGTTTCCAGGAAGACCCAGCCCAGCGTAA
- a CDS encoding DUF505 domain-containing protein: MVIKKKHAEALERLLKDEEQALPFTPLEEVDEPTARELELMGLLRFASPVRLVPTYWGRELAYLLRELYAMGPRPYAEEEGAGTWVVREAWGLRPPEAWAEEFRFLGSEIVAMLEAADRAGQVGPEGVEPLMARGLAARVWDRERKKEYVALTEQGRRALAIYRALEPGLEVDAALAELIRKLPLGPAEAARLSAKEHEKNLLEAMRLIAYSVPQTEVFTFTALGQAVKRALALGGFGEGDVLTADLLLALAEHVDSGRTTEAALATLQVLGYLGPEGELLPAGEWALEALRLFRDRPEGPALALDVDEEETAVLGAIQALWEKARANPEEQPTFENLRREMVDRKVKEYRALLERYGRRLDEMPKKYQEVARRFQEAKDLVRWFDDNFDLRARLHSLEGFQLIRSREDEEGREVFELTPYGVKVLEDGAARVSAQAVKAITTTRKRFAAPNLAWFRAAQEEGLLGSAEPSRRGYLYADLAERVERLPFLTAYEHLVFRSIPERGMTLPELYGALEGRLEKEEVDFALGKLEARRLVEVLPDGNLVETEAGVLLDKALSAVHEGVGFPVTPQLVRVLRALRRVGTLYVKEQRVRIPPRNLAEARRLSGLPEETFANAMELARALGYVGQNSLNAAGLLLLEAVEKMNTPLAARYMEAAY; this comes from the coding sequence ATGGTCATCAAGAAGAAGCATGCTGAGGCCTTAGAACGGCTCCTCAAGGACGAGGAACAGGCGCTGCCCTTTACCCCCCTGGAGGAAGTGGACGAGCCCACCGCCAGAGAGCTGGAGCTTATGGGGCTTTTGCGCTTTGCCTCTCCGGTGCGCCTGGTACCCACCTACTGGGGCCGGGAGCTGGCCTACCTCCTGCGGGAGCTTTACGCCATGGGCCCCAGGCCCTACGCTGAGGAGGAAGGGGCGGGGACTTGGGTGGTGCGGGAAGCCTGGGGCCTCCGGCCCCCCGAGGCCTGGGCCGAGGAGTTTCGCTTTCTGGGCTCGGAGATCGTGGCCATGCTGGAGGCCGCCGACCGGGCGGGACAGGTGGGACCCGAGGGGGTGGAGCCCCTCATGGCCCGGGGCCTGGCCGCCCGGGTGTGGGACCGGGAGCGGAAGAAGGAGTACGTGGCCCTTACGGAGCAGGGGAGGCGGGCTCTGGCGATCTACCGGGCTTTGGAACCCGGCCTCGAGGTGGACGCCGCCCTAGCCGAGCTGATCCGCAAGCTTCCCCTGGGCCCTGCAGAGGCTGCACGGCTTTCCGCTAAAGAGCACGAGAAAAACCTCCTTGAGGCCATGCGCCTCATCGCCTACTCCGTGCCCCAGACGGAGGTCTTCACCTTCACCGCCTTGGGCCAGGCGGTGAAGCGGGCCCTGGCCCTGGGAGGGTTCGGGGAAGGGGATGTGCTCACGGCAGACCTTCTTCTGGCCCTGGCCGAGCATGTGGACAGCGGCCGGACCACCGAGGCCGCCCTCGCTACTCTCCAGGTTCTGGGGTATTTGGGCCCGGAGGGAGAGCTCCTTCCGGCCGGGGAGTGGGCTTTGGAAGCGCTCCGGCTCTTCCGGGACCGCCCGGAGGGACCGGCCTTGGCCTTAGACGTGGACGAGGAGGAGACCGCCGTTTTGGGGGCGATCCAGGCCCTTTGGGAGAAGGCCCGGGCCAATCCCGAGGAGCAGCCCACCTTTGAAAACCTCCGCCGGGAGATGGTGGATCGGAAGGTGAAGGAGTACAGGGCTCTTTTGGAGCGGTACGGACGTAGGCTGGACGAGATGCCCAAAAAGTACCAGGAGGTGGCCCGCCGCTTCCAGGAGGCTAAGGACCTGGTCCGCTGGTTTGACGACAACTTTGACTTGCGGGCACGCCTTCATAGTCTAGAAGGATTTCAGCTTATCCGTAGCCGGGAAGACGAGGAGGGCAGAGAGGTTTTTGAGCTCACCCCCTACGGGGTGAAGGTCCTGGAGGACGGGGCAGCCCGGGTAAGCGCCCAGGCGGTTAAGGCCATCACCACGACCAGGAAGCGCTTCGCCGCCCCAAACCTCGCCTGGTTCCGGGCTGCCCAAGAGGAGGGGCTCTTGGGGAGCGCCGAGCCCAGCCGCCGGGGCTACCTGTACGCCGACCTGGCGGAGAGGGTGGAGCGCCTTCCCTTCCTCACCGCCTACGAGCATCTGGTGTTCCGGTCCATCCCCGAGCGGGGCATGACCTTGCCGGAGCTTTACGGGGCCTTGGAGGGGAGGCTGGAGAAAGAAGAGGTGGACTTTGCCCTGGGCAAGCTGGAGGCCAGGCGCCTGGTGGAGGTCCTTCCCGACGGCAACCTCGTGGAAACCGAGGCTGGGGTGCTCCTGGACAAGGCCCTTTCCGCCGTGCACGAGGGGGTGGGCTTCCCGGTCACGCCCCAGCTCGTCCGGGTGCTCAGGGCCTTGCGCCGGGTGGGCACCCTTTACGTGAAGGAGCAGCGCGTGCGCATCCCGCCCCGGAACCTGGCCGAGGCCCGGAGGCTTTCCGGTCTTCCTGAGGAGACGTTTGCGAACGCGATGGAGCTGGCCCGGGCCTTGGGCTATGTGGGGCAGAACAGCTTGAACGCGGCGGGGCTTCTCCTTCTGGAGGCCGTGGAGAAGATGAACACGCCCTTGGCAGCCCGGTACATGGAAGCAGCGTATTAG
- a CDS encoding TIGR00703 family protein: MKKRASKLTAEELLAKHQVALNTFVRERWGEIPQEMEVPLRALRSWGFDLVRGLRGGRETLFTTPTEKGYEPGDTFEERGELFEVRELVKELGPQEKLFIEVTLEDRRGVIRALHRTGVGQETVLFTLPAAELLLAFFKKRGYGKLLEAFVSSGITTELLQKSGEGGKAYPFEALPPKMRRALREASDLIKKHGGVGRFTLAYFGVNKDGEDRYIAAWLLPTLRLLDVELAENVDKLLAALG, from the coding sequence ATGAAAAAGCGAGCCAGTAAGTTGACCGCAGAGGAGCTCTTGGCCAAGCACCAGGTGGCCCTGAACACCTTTGTGCGCGAGCGGTGGGGGGAGATCCCTCAGGAGATGGAGGTACCCCTGCGGGCTTTGCGTTCGTGGGGATTTGATCTCGTGCGGGGCCTAAGGGGCGGGAGGGAAACCCTTTTCACCACGCCTACAGAAAAGGGCTACGAGCCTGGAGATACCTTTGAGGAGCGGGGTGAGCTTTTTGAGGTGCGTGAGCTGGTAAAAGAACTGGGCCCTCAGGAAAAGCTCTTCATTGAGGTGACCCTCGAGGACCGCCGGGGCGTGATCCGGGCTCTTCACCGCACAGGGGTGGGGCAGGAGACAGTCCTCTTCACCCTTCCCGCTGCCGAGCTCCTGCTGGCGTTTTTCAAGAAGCGGGGTTACGGGAAGCTTCTGGAGGCCTTCGTCTCCTCTGGGATCACCACCGAGCTCCTGCAAAAGAGCGGGGAAGGGGGGAAGGCCTACCCCTTTGAGGCCCTCCCCCCCAAGATGCGGCGGGCCCTGCGGGAGGCCAGCGACCTCATCAAAAAGCATGGCGGCGTGGGCCGCTTCACCCTGGCCTACTTTGGGGTCAATAAGGACGGCGAGGATCGCTATATCGCTGCCTGGCTTCTACCCACCCTTCGCCTCTTGGATGTGGAGCTTGCCGAGAACGTGGACAAGCTGTTGGCTGCTTTGGGTTAG
- a CDS encoding (Fe-S)-binding protein translates to MQHRIPVDRLGPEGQVMAHAVEACVHCGFCLPTCPTYVVLQEEMDSPRGRIFLMKEVLEGNLPLEEALPYLDRCLACQACVTACPSGVPYGELIAAFRLWSEPQRHRFPLEATYRLALLRTLPYPERFRPLAKLGVRLKPLLKPLPLPKPLKAPLALLPDRLPEEAPYGEVYPAKGERRARVGLLLGCAQRVLRPSINQTTLKVLQENGIEVLVLKEQSCCGALNLHAGDKEGARALARRNLKAFREVDFVVTNAAGCGSGMKEYPLLFLGETEEAEAKALAAKVRDLTVLLDELGFLPPPPPPRPLKVAYHDACHLAHAQGVREAPRKLLRAAGLEVLEPKEWELCCGSAGTYNLFQSGIAEALGRRKAENLKATGADLVATGNIGCLTQIQAYLDLPVLHTAELLALLYEGKNPLDWGTR, encoded by the coding sequence ATGCAACACCGCATCCCGGTGGATCGGCTGGGCCCCGAAGGCCAGGTCATGGCCCACGCAGTGGAAGCCTGCGTCCACTGCGGCTTCTGCCTTCCCACCTGCCCCACTTACGTCGTCCTACAGGAGGAAATGGACTCCCCACGGGGTCGGATCTTTCTCATGAAGGAGGTCCTGGAGGGAAATCTGCCCCTGGAGGAAGCCCTCCCCTATCTGGACCGGTGCCTGGCCTGCCAGGCCTGCGTTACCGCCTGCCCAAGCGGGGTCCCCTACGGCGAGCTCATCGCCGCCTTCCGGCTCTGGAGCGAACCCCAAAGGCACCGCTTTCCCTTGGAGGCCACCTACCGCTTGGCCCTCCTCCGCACCCTCCCCTACCCGGAGCGCTTCCGGCCCCTGGCAAAGCTCGGCGTGCGCCTGAAACCCCTCCTGAAGCCCCTCCCTTTGCCCAAACCCCTCAAGGCCCCCCTCGCCCTCCTCCCGGACCGCCTCCCCGAGGAAGCCCCCTACGGGGAGGTCTACCCCGCCAAGGGAGAGAGGCGGGCGCGGGTGGGGCTCCTTTTAGGGTGCGCCCAGAGGGTCTTGAGACCCTCCATCAATCAGACTACCCTAAAAGTTCTACAGGAAAACGGGATAGAGGTCCTGGTCCTCAAGGAGCAGTCCTGTTGTGGGGCCTTAAACCTCCACGCTGGGGATAAGGAGGGGGCAAGGGCCCTCGCCCGGAGAAATCTAAAGGCTTTCCGGGAAGTAGACTTCGTGGTCACCAACGCCGCCGGGTGCGGCTCGGGGATGAAGGAGTACCCCCTCCTCTTCCTGGGGGAGACCGAGGAGGCGGAGGCCAAGGCCCTTGCGGCTAAGGTACGGGACCTTACCGTCCTCCTGGACGAGCTGGGCTTCCTCCCGCCCCCACCCCCTCCCCGGCCCCTCAAGGTGGCCTACCACGACGCCTGCCACCTGGCCCACGCCCAAGGGGTGCGGGAGGCCCCGAGGAAGCTTTTAAGAGCGGCGGGCCTCGAGGTCCTGGAGCCTAAGGAGTGGGAGCTCTGCTGTGGGAGCGCGGGCACCTACAACCTCTTCCAGTCGGGAATCGCCGAGGCCTTAGGCCGGAGGAAGGCGGAGAACCTGAAGGCCACGGGGGCAGACCTGGTGGCCACGGGCAACATCGGCTGCCTCACCCAGATCCAGGCCTACCTGGACCTCCCCGTCCTGCACACCGCCGAGCTCCTGGCCCTCCTCTACGAGGGAAAGAACCCCCTGGATTGGGGTACGCGCTGA
- a CDS encoding glycerate kinase type-2 family protein: MEALLKEAFLEALRATDPYRLTAKALPPWRPDLVLAVGKAASAMLQAALDRYGEVAYHLTLPKGQKAQGLRARFASHPVPDEESVRAAEEVLALLQGLSPKARVLALLSGGGSALWCAPLGISLEEKRALTEALLRSGASIHEVNAVRKHLSRIKGGRALLATAARVRVLLLSDVPGDDPSVIASGPFHPDPTPSAEALAVLDRYGLDFPGVRKVLEAGIPETLKPQDPALRRLSWRLIGANLHLLKAAQGFLRREGHRAVVLSDRLGGEAQALARFHAELVETIRTRNLPFARPLFLLSGGEAQVRVRGRGQGGRNLEFLLALYAHLKAPLYALAADSDGLDGTSGVAGALLTPEVWERGLDPRPYLEENDSLAFFQEVGTLLVTGPTGTNLNDFRLLFVG, translated from the coding sequence ATGGAAGCCCTCCTCAAGGAAGCCTTCCTCGAGGCCCTGAGGGCTACGGATCCCTACCGCCTCACCGCAAAGGCCCTTCCCCCCTGGCGGCCAGACCTGGTCCTGGCGGTGGGTAAGGCCGCCTCGGCCATGCTCCAGGCCGCATTGGACCGCTACGGGGAGGTGGCCTACCACCTCACCCTGCCCAAGGGCCAAAAGGCCCAGGGCCTGAGGGCCCGCTTCGCCAGCCATCCCGTCCCCGACGAGGAAAGCGTGCGGGCCGCCGAGGAGGTGCTTGCCCTCTTGCAAGGGCTTTCCCCCAAGGCCCGGGTGCTCGCCCTCCTCTCGGGCGGAGGAAGCGCCCTCTGGTGCGCCCCCCTGGGGATCTCCCTGGAGGAAAAGCGAGCCCTCACCGAGGCTCTCTTAAGGAGCGGGGCCAGCATCCACGAGGTCAACGCGGTGCGCAAGCACCTCTCCCGCATCAAGGGGGGAAGGGCCCTCCTGGCCACCGCCGCCCGGGTCCGGGTCCTGCTCCTTTCGGACGTTCCCGGGGACGACCCTTCGGTCATCGCCTCCGGGCCCTTCCACCCCGACCCCACCCCCTCCGCCGAGGCCCTGGCCGTCTTGGACCGGTACGGGCTTGACTTCCCGGGAGTCCGGAAGGTGTTGGAGGCAGGAATCCCCGAGACGCTCAAGCCCCAGGACCCCGCCCTAAGGCGCCTTTCCTGGCGGCTCATAGGGGCCAACCTGCACCTTCTCAAGGCAGCCCAGGGCTTCCTCAGGCGGGAAGGCCACCGGGCCGTGGTCCTTTCCGACCGCCTTGGGGGCGAAGCCCAGGCGCTGGCCCGCTTTCACGCCGAGCTTGTGGAAACCATCCGCACCCGAAACCTCCCTTTTGCCAGGCCCCTTTTCCTCCTATCGGGCGGGGAGGCCCAGGTGCGGGTGCGTGGACGGGGGCAAGGCGGGCGCAACCTAGAGTTCCTCCTGGCCCTCTACGCCCACCTGAAGGCCCCCCTCTACGCCCTCGCTGCCGACTCCGATGGGCTAGACGGGACGAGCGGGGTCGCAGGCGCCCTCCTCACCCCGGAGGTCTGGGAAAGGGGGCTTGACCCCAGGCCCTACTTGGAGGAAAACGATAGCCTCGCCTTCTTCCAAGAGGTGGGAACCCTCCTCGTGACAGGCCCCACGGGGACCAACCTCAATGACTTCCGCCTCCTTTTCGTAGGCTAA